The genomic DNA TCAAAGCATCAGGGCGTTACTTCGCTGATTTTTGATGAGGTCGATACAGGAGTAAGCGGTAGAGTAGCACAAGCCATTGCAGAAAAAATTGCGATGATTGCCTCACATTCCCAGGTGCTTTGTATTTCTCATCTGCCTCAAGTGGCGGCGATGGCGGATCATCATTACTTGATTAAAAAAGAAGTGGAAAATGACCGGACAAAGACAGCGATTCATGATGTCATTGAGTCAGATCGGACCGGAGAATTATCCCGCATGCTATCTGGCGCTGAAATTACACCATTGACACTTAAGCATGCGGAAGAGCTATTGACATTAGCGGCTGAGCGCAAAAAAACTTTTCGCTAACAGATCGACGTACATACAAAAGTATGTGCGTTTTTTTATGCGCAAAAAACGAATTTTGTTATTACTTGATTTACCCTTTCATAACATCGTCGCGAACGGACATACCAATAGCATCTTATTTTGTAGGAGGTGAACTATGGGATGGAGTAGACAACTCAAGTTGGCCGTTTCGTTTTCAGTGCTCTTGCTTGTAATGCCATTTAATGCAGACGTGGCATCTGCACGCGTAGCATCCTTAATACCAATGGGACAGTCCATTGGTATAAAAATGGAGCTGTCAGGGATTTTTGTGACAAATGACGTCATGGTTGAAGATGATCATTGGCTGAAAGCAGGAGATTTAATTGAGCAAGTTGACCAAGTGGAGGTGAAAGCACTCGCCGATTTCGAAAAAATGGCGACGGGATTAGATGACGAGCAAGCAATTGTCTTACAGGTTAAACAGTCCGTACAGACGAACCAAATCAAAACAGATGGTGAAGCGATGAAACGTCTCCTGCCATTCCTGAAAGACCGGACGGAAGGGACCGGCACGTTGACCTATGTTGATCCTGAGAAGGGGACGTATGGCGCCCTGGGCCACCAAATTATCGATAGTACGTTAAAATCACCACCTTCATTCAAAAACGGCGCCATTTATCTTTCAGAAATCGATCAAATTAAAAAAAGTGTGCCGGGCATTCCAGGTTATAAAATTTCAACTGTGGTCGAGGATGAAGATTTTCTTGGCACCATTCGTATTAATGGCGTGTATGGCATTTTTGGAGCATGGAATGATGCTCATAAGAAAGTGTTAGCTGAACCGCTTGAGATTATGCAACCCAGTGAGCTCAAAGTGGGCGAAGCAAAGATTTTTACGACGGTGAAGGGAACGACAGTAGAACCATTTTCCATTGAAATCACACAAGTGGATGCGGAGCAATTCCAATTTATCTTAACGGATGCGGCGTTATTAGAGGCCACAGGTGGGATTTTGCAAGGGATGAGCGGTAGTCCGGTTATTCAGGATGGAAAGTTTGTTGGTGCGGTTACACATATGTTTGTCGATGAACCTAAAAAAGGAGCAGGCCTTTTTTTGGAGAAGATGCGCAGTGGAGAAAAATGAGGGGGAGAGCCAATCCGGTTTTAGGGGTTGGCTCTTCTTCGTGATGATGATAAACTAAAGGTATTCAATTCGACAAATTGTATAGAAAACAATGGATATCGTCGGAATTTGGTGAAACCATATGTCCGAAGATTCATTTTTATTTGTAAAAAGAGGGTTAAGCTTTGTTTTGTCGAAAATTTCCTTTGTGCAATTATCTTGATTCAGCAAAAAACTCCCTCCTCTGTAGGTGGGAGATAAATGCTTGTTTTGCTTTTTCAGCGAGTGTTCATGCGCCCGCTGAATCAAGATAAAGCCTCCGGCGGATGTCACAGATTTTTAAGAGGATTTAAGAAGGTGGTCTAAGTGCGCGACATCCTGAAGGGAAGTGCCTTAATTTCTGCAAAAACACAGAGATACGGCAAATCGAACCCTTCGTAGTTCGATTCGCAACGACTGCATGACCTACTTCCTGTAGGCCACTTGCCCGATTTAAAATCTGGACGCAATTACGCCGAGGCGTAATTGATTAGGGAGCGTTGCAAGCTAATTGATAAAAAACTGCTATATATGTACAGGAGGGAATGAGAGTGGGAATGGAAAGACTGAAAATAGCGATTGCTGACGATAACAAAGAACTTGTGAAAACAATGGTGACGTATTTCGAAAGACATCCTGAAATCGAAATTATTTGGACAGCGCACAATGGAAAAGTGTGCTTATCTATGTTAGAGGAAAACGTACCGGATGTTTTACTTCTTGATATTATTATGCCACATCTCGACGGCATCGCGGTTCTTGAAACATTGAATGGAGATGTGCGGGCAGCCAATTTGCATATTATTATGTTGACAGCCTTTGGACAGGAAGATGTGATGACACAAGCAGCCAGTCTAGGTGCTTCCTATTTCATGCTCAAGCCTTTTGAATTTGAACGCCTCGCAAATCAGATTTTCCAAGTATCTGGTGCGAAAAAACAACCTGCTACGATCGCACAGTCACATCATGAAGAGGTGCAGGGAGCAGTAAGCCAGAAAGTATTGGATACGACCATTACATCGATTATTAAAGAAATTGGAGTGCCTGCTCACATAAAAGGTTACGCCTTTTTAAGAGAAGCGATTCAAATGGTCTATACGGACGTTGAATTGCTTGGAGCTGTGACTAAAGTTCTTTATCCTGATATTGCGAAAAAATATAATACCACACCTTCCCGGGTAGAACGTGCGATACGTCATGCGATTGAAGTAGCTTGGAATCGTGGTAATTATGATGTTATTTCGAAAATGTTTGGGTACACCGTGCATCATCTGAAAAGCAAACCTACCAACTCGGAATTCATCGCAATGATCGCCGATAAAATTAGGTTGGAACATATGGCAAGTTAAGCGCGTAGTATATCCTTAGAAATGCCTATTCAATGCGATTGAATAGGTATTTTTTAATTGTTAAAAAAGCTGATAGTTTGAACGATAAAGATGTAAATGCTATATAATATAGATAGAGTATTAGAGAACAGGGGGAAAAGCCGTTGTTGATTCAAAATGATTATTTTAATCTTGAAATCCAGGGGGATAAGGTGATACTGCGTTTAATAAAGACTGGCTTTCCGCTGAAGTCATTCGATATGATTACGCGTACGCATCCGCGTTTAAAACTTACTTCATTCGCAACGTTACGACAAGCGCTGACAGATTTGGCTGAGGAGCATATTATCGGTACTTGGTTGCCAGCGATAGATGTGGCAGTTACGGTTGATAAAATGTCTGCTGAAATGATTATTAATATGTCTATCGAGGAATTCAACGAGAATCGATCAGTTATCCATCAGCAAATTGAAGAGGCCTTAGATCGAGCAGGTGTCGTCTACGGGAGGCAGCCATTTGAAGTGGAGTCGTTTGTTCCGGGGAGATCGATTGTTTGCGCGTTAGGAACGCCGCCAGAACAAGGTGCGGATGCACATATTACTTATTTTGAAATCCCTGAAAAGAAGCCTGTAATCCGTGAAGATGGTTCGGCCGATTACTATGAGATGAACTTTGTCACACCTGTAAATGAAGGCGATTGGCTCGGTGAGAAGATTCCGCCACAAGAGGGAAAAAGCGGAACGGATGTTTTTGGAAACGTACTACCTGCTCAAAAGGGGGCAGATGCTAAAATATATTATGATCGCAAATCAATCATCGAAGAATTGGAAGAAGATAAGACAGTTCTTCGTGCTTTACACGGTGGTGCATTGGAATCTGTAAATGGTGTTATTAGCGTTGGTAAACAGTTAGTTATTAACGGAGATGTTGGACCGGAGACGGGTTCTATTACATTTGATGGAGCTGTTACAGTTTTTGGTACTGTTCTTGCAGATTACTCTGTAAAAGCGACTGGAGATATCGCAATTGAGGGTAATGAAGGTGTCACGAATGCCAAAGAAATTCAATCTGCAGAAGGTGATATTTACATAAAAGGTGGCGTGTTTGGCGGTGGCATGACCATTGTTGAGGCACAAGGCGATATTTTTGTTAAGCATGCAAATAATTGCAAACTATATGGACGAAATATTCATGTAGGCCTTTATTTATTAGGGTGTGAAGTGATTGCGGAGCATGTTTTTGTGGATCGTAATCGAGGCAAAATTATCGGGGGACACATCGAAGCGCTCTTCCACATTGAAAGCGCATATGCGGGGAATCATCATGAACGACCAACAACGCTTCACGTGAAGGGTATTAACAAGGAAGCGCTGTATAAAGAAATTCAGGAAAAAGCGACAGATTTAAAAGAGCGGCAAGAAGTCATTAGTAGATTGGAACAGCATACGGCACAATTTGGGAAAGTCGCAGCTGGACCGCAAGCGGTAGCGTATAAAAAAACATTGGATACAATTGAAACGAATAAGATAGCTGCAGCAGAGCTTGATAAAGAGATTCAATTGGGATTACATAAAATTAAAAAAGCGATACCGGAGCAAATTGGCATCACGAGGGAAGCGTATCCGGGTGTTATTATTCAAATTGGCAATAAGTCTTCACTACTGCATGATTCAAAGAAAGGTACTTTTGAAATACTTGGCGGCGTGTTAAATGTCTAAACCACTCGTATTTGCCCATCGAGGTGCATCTGGCAGTCGATTTGAAAATACGATGAAGGCTTTTAAAAAAGCCTATGAGCAGGGGGCAGATGGCATCGAATTAGATGTCCAATTGTCGGAAGATGGTGTGCCTTTTGTTATACATGATCCGGAATTGTCAAGGCTTGCAGGAATTCGTATGCCTATAGCATCTATGACGAGTGCGGAGCTTTTGAAAGTTCGCGTTGGTCGCAAGTATTGTCGTCTTTTTACAGGTGGTCATCGGATACCGACATTGATGGAGGCGGTACTGTTTTGTCAAACGTATGGAATGGCGCTTAATGTTGAACTAAAAGAAACAGTGGCTGAGCGACCAGAACATATTGCACAGATTGTAGACATGGTTTCATCGTTAGAAGATGTCCACATTTCTTCGTTTGACTACCATTCGCTCGAAAAAGTGAAGGAAGCAGACCCGACGATGGAAACGGCTTATTTAATACGTAAGAAGGCTGTAGATTGGGAGCAACTTGATCGTTATGTCAGTGCGGACGGATTTCATTTTAGTCAAAAGTTTTTGAAAGAACCTTATATCGACAAACTTACTGCAGTCGGTAAAAGAATTCGCGTTTACGGTGTAACAGGAGAAGAGCCGATTATTGCAAATCCGCCAGCTTTTATAGATGGCTGGATTACTGATTATCCAAATCGATTTCACTAAACAAAGCATATAATATTACATGAAAAAACTCAGACGATTTCGCGTCTGAGTTTTTTACTTAAATCGTCCTTGTACGCGTCCATTTTTGCGGTCTCGGCGTAAAAGAAAACCGGCGAAAAACCACAGACCTGCGGCGAATAGTAGGAATCCAACAAGAAATTGGAGCCAGATGAATGGAAACGGATTAAATAATATACCGAATATCGAATCCCGCATAAGTTTAATCCCCCCGGCTGCACAAAGCCCCGGGATGAGTAGTACGATGAAAGCCGCTAGTCGCGCCATTTTTTCACAACTCCTTATCGAGCATATTCAATTATTTTGAATAGAATTTTGAATGCCCTTTACCGAATTCAATTTTACCTGCTCACGTTTTATTGTCAAGAAGACTGCAATCGTGTATGATGATGTTGGGATTGCAAAAGATTGCATGAAGCGAGAAGGGGGAATGAATATCCTTGCAAAACGTTTTAATTGTCGGAGCGGGGACAGGCGGGTCGATACTACTGGACCTTCTCCTAAATCTTGAATTCATGAATGTGAAGGCAATCATTGATACTGATGAACAAGCACCAGGAATTGTTCAAGCAAAAAAACAACAAATCGCGCATGGGACAACGTGGCAGGATTATTTGACGGATGATATTCAAATCATTTTTGATGTGACGAACGACAAAACGTTATTTTCTGAGTTATTGAAGTCAAGACCGCCCCATACCGTTGTGATTCCAGGATCTGTGGCGAATCTACTCGTCAAGTTACTTGAGGACAACCATACATATATCAAACGGATTCAGGCGGAGATGCATAAACAGCGAATGATCTTCGATTCAATCGACGAAGGAATGATTGGAATTGATGGAGATGGGAAAGTTAACTTCTTTAATGAAAGCGCTTCAAAAATGATAAATGTTCCAATTAAACAAGCAATAGGCAGACCCGTTACGGAAGTAATCCCATCTACCGAGTTACCACGTGTGTGGGGGACGGGAGTCCCTGAATTGAATCGGGAGCTTGTACTTGGCAACGGCTTGAAAATTGTCACTTCCCGCTATCCGCTCTTTGACAATCATCATCGTAAAGTAGGCGCTTTTGCAGTGTTCAAAGATATTACGGAAGTCGTTGCGTTGGCGGAAGAAATTACGGATCTCAACAGGGTGAAGACAATGCTTGAAGCGATTATCCATTCAAGCGATGACGCGATTTCAGTAGTTGACGATCAAGGAAATGGTATACTCGTCAATCCGGCATATACACGTATTACAGGATTATCTGAAGAAGAAATCATTGGTAAACCGGCAACAGAAGATATCAATGAAGGCAAAAGTATTCATATGGAAGTGCTCAAGACGAAAAAACCTATCCGGGGTGTCAACATGCGGATTGGAGAAAATAATCGAGAGGTTCTTGTCAATGTTGCGCCGATTATCGTCGATCAGCAAGTAAAAGGTAGTGTCGGGGTTATCCATGATATTACTGAAATCCGTCACTTGATGAAAGAGCTCGATAAGGCAAGAACGATTATTCGAAAACTTGAATCGACTTATACGTTCGATGATATTTTCGGAGGCTCGGAAGACATTGAAATCTCCATCGAACAAGCAAAACTGGCGGCTAAATCGAACGTACCTGTCCTCTTGCGCGGCGAACCAGGAACGGGGAAGGAAGTATTTGCGCATGCGATTCATATCGGTAGCGAGGGACATTTGAACAAGTTTGTTCGTGTCAATTGCGCATCCCCTACAATCGAAGCAGAATTATTTGGCTGGGAACAGGATACATTTGGCAACGGCATGTCAGAAAACAATCGAGGGCTTTTCGAAGAAGCGGAAAATGGTACCTTGTTTCTCGATGAAGTGTCAGAGTTGTCAGTAGATGCACAGAAACGGTTGCTAGCTTATCTCAAGCATGGAACCATTTACAGAAATGGTGGTTCGGATCCCATTCGTCTACGTGTTCGAATTATCACGGCTACATCGGAAAATTTGGAAAAGGTCATGCATGAAGGTAGGTTCAACGAAGAGTTGTACTATGCATTAAACCGTTTAGCGATTCAAATCGCACCTCTTCGTTCTCGAAAAAACGATATTCCAGCAATCGTTGGGCACTTGCTTATCAAGTTAAATCAAGAGTTCGGCATGCATGTTGAAAAAATTACAGAGCAGGCGTTGGAACGGTTACAACAATATGATTGGCCAGGAAATGTGCGTGAACTTGAAAACGTGCTCAGTCGTGCAATGATTTACATGGCAACGGGCGAAGCGATTCTTGGTTTAGAAGATGTGGTTAAATCTTTGTCGTCTAGGGAAAGTACAGAAGAAGGGCAGCAAATGCTACCGGAGAAAAGTACGCTCGCTTCAATCATGGACAACTACGAAAAAACGATTTTGGAAACGGCATTGCGAGAAAATGACAGCAACAAATCATTGACGGCCAATCGACTTGGCATATCGCTACGCTCACTCTATTACAAACTAGAGAAGTTTAATCTTATTTGATCATTTATGCGTATTTGTTAGACTAAAACAATTATAAGAGACCTTAAGGAGGAAGTTAACAATGAAAATTTTCAACTATATGGAGAATCACGATTATGAGCAGCTCGTTATTTGTCAGGACAAAACATCAGGTTTGAAGGCAATTATTGCGATTCATGACACAACACTTGGGCCAGCGCTCGGCGGTACACGTATGTGGACGTATGCAAGTGAAGAAGAAGCAATCGAAGATGCACTTCGCCTTGCACGTGGAATGACGTACAAGAATGCAGCAGCAGGCTTGAATCTTGGCGGTGGAAAAACGGTTATTATCGGCAATCCAAAAACGGATAAAAATGATGAAATGTTCCGTGCTTTCGGTCGTTTTATCGAAGGGTTGAACGGACGTTATATTACGGCAGAAGACGTGGGGACGACAGAAGCGGATATGGATCTAATTAACCTTGAAACAGATTATGTCACAGGCACTTCTGCTGGATCAGGTTCTTCTGGTAATCCTTCACCAGTGACGGCTTATGGTATTTATCAAGGAATGAAGGCAGCTGCAAAAGAAGCGTTTGGCAGTGACTCCTTAGCAGGCAAAAAAATAGCGGTGCAAGGTGTTGGACATGTTGCTTATGCACTGTGTGAATATTTGCATGAAGAAGGCGCGAAGCTGATTGTGACGGATATTAACGAAGAAGCTGTTCAACGTGCAGTAGATACATTTGGTGCGACGGCAGTGGGTATCAATGATATTTATTCACAGGAAGCAGACATTTTTGCACCGTGTGCACTAGGTGCAATCATTAATGACGAAACGATTCCACAATTTAAAGTAAAAGTGATTGCAGGTTCTGCCAATAACCAATTAAAAGATACGATTCATGGTGACAAAATCCATGAAATGGGTATTGTCTATGTACCAGATTACGTTATCAATGCGGGCGGCGTAATCAACGTTGCGGACGAGCTTGCTGGCTATAATCGTGAACGTGCATTGAAACGCGTTGCAGGTATTTACGATACAGTAGAGAAAATATTTGCGATTTCTAAACGTGATAGCATTCCAACGTATGTTGCGGCGGATCGCCTGGCAGAAGAACGTATTGCTCGCGTAGCAAAATCACGTAGCCAATTTTTACAAAATGAAAAAAGCGTACTAACTGGACGTTGATCGATTGAACAGCAGGAATCGATTGCTAGATTGACGAATAACCTTGAGAGGTGAACGTGTTTAGCTCGTACAAAAACGTTCACCTCACATGCAGATGCTTATCAGTAAAAAAATGCACCTGCCTTGGCGGGTCGTTGTGAAGGGGGCCATTTAGATGGCACGGGAATATGATGTAGTAATTTTAGGTGGCGGAACAGGCGGTTATGTTGCAGCTATCCGCGCGGCTCAATTAGGACTGAAAACGGCACTCGTCGAAAAGGGACATCTAGGCGGCACTTGTCTACATAAAGGTTGTATTCCGAGTAAAGCATTGCTGAAAAGTGCTGAAGTATTCGATACAGCGAAAAACAAGGCGGCACAATTTGGTGTCGACACAAAAGAAGTCACATTGGACTTTAGCCGTGTGCAAGCACGTAAAGAAGCTATCGTAAAACAATTGCATGGCGGCGTGACTGCACTTATGAAAAAAGGGAAAATTGATGTGTTTGAAGGACTTGGCAGAATGCTTGGCCCTTCTATTTTCTCGCCGATGCCAGGGACAATATCTGTGGAGATGAATAACGGCGATGAAAATGAAATGCTC from Sporosarcina sp. FSL K6-1522 includes the following:
- a CDS encoding SpoIVB peptidase S55 domain-containing protein, which produces MGWSRQLKLAVSFSVLLLVMPFNADVASARVASLIPMGQSIGIKMELSGIFVTNDVMVEDDHWLKAGDLIEQVDQVEVKALADFEKMATGLDDEQAIVLQVKQSVQTNQIKTDGEAMKRLLPFLKDRTEGTGTLTYVDPEKGTYGALGHQIIDSTLKSPPSFKNGAIYLSEIDQIKKSVPGIPGYKISTVVEDEDFLGTIRINGVYGIFGAWNDAHKKVLAEPLEIMQPSELKVGEAKIFTTVKGTTVEPFSIEITQVDAEQFQFILTDAALLEATGGILQGMSGSPVIQDGKFVGAVTHMFVDEPKKGAGLFLEKMRSGEK
- the spo0A gene encoding sporulation transcription factor Spo0A; translated protein: MERLKIAIADDNKELVKTMVTYFERHPEIEIIWTAHNGKVCLSMLEENVPDVLLLDIIMPHLDGIAVLETLNGDVRAANLHIIMLTAFGQEDVMTQAASLGASYFMLKPFEFERLANQIFQVSGAKKQPATIAQSHHEEVQGAVSQKVLDTTITSIIKEIGVPAHIKGYAFLREAIQMVYTDVELLGAVTKVLYPDIAKKYNTTPSRVERAIRHAIEVAWNRGNYDVISKMFGYTVHHLKSKPTNSEFIAMIADKIRLEHMAS
- a CDS encoding FapA family protein, whose translation is MLIQNDYFNLEIQGDKVILRLIKTGFPLKSFDMITRTHPRLKLTSFATLRQALTDLAEEHIIGTWLPAIDVAVTVDKMSAEMIINMSIEEFNENRSVIHQQIEEALDRAGVVYGRQPFEVESFVPGRSIVCALGTPPEQGADAHITYFEIPEKKPVIREDGSADYYEMNFVTPVNEGDWLGEKIPPQEGKSGTDVFGNVLPAQKGADAKIYYDRKSIIEELEEDKTVLRALHGGALESVNGVISVGKQLVINGDVGPETGSITFDGAVTVFGTVLADYSVKATGDIAIEGNEGVTNAKEIQSAEGDIYIKGGVFGGGMTIVEAQGDIFVKHANNCKLYGRNIHVGLYLLGCEVIAEHVFVDRNRGKIIGGHIEALFHIESAYAGNHHERPTTLHVKGINKEALYKEIQEKATDLKERQEVISRLEQHTAQFGKVAAGPQAVAYKKTLDTIETNKIAAAELDKEIQLGLHKIKKAIPEQIGITREAYPGVIIQIGNKSSLLHDSKKGTFEILGGVLNV
- a CDS encoding glycerophosphodiester phosphodiesterase family protein, whose product is MSKPLVFAHRGASGSRFENTMKAFKKAYEQGADGIELDVQLSEDGVPFVIHDPELSRLAGIRMPIASMTSAELLKVRVGRKYCRLFTGGHRIPTLMEAVLFCQTYGMALNVELKETVAERPEHIAQIVDMVSSLEDVHISSFDYHSLEKVKEADPTMETAYLIRKKAVDWEQLDRYVSADGFHFSQKFLKEPYIDKLTAVGKRIRVYGVTGEEPIIANPPAFIDGWITDYPNRFH
- a CDS encoding DUF2627 domain-containing protein, which translates into the protein MARLAAFIVLLIPGLCAAGGIKLMRDSIFGILFNPFPFIWLQFLVGFLLFAAGLWFFAGFLLRRDRKNGRVQGRFK
- a CDS encoding sigma 54-interacting transcriptional regulator, with product MQNVLIVGAGTGGSILLDLLLNLEFMNVKAIIDTDEQAPGIVQAKKQQIAHGTTWQDYLTDDIQIIFDVTNDKTLFSELLKSRPPHTVVIPGSVANLLVKLLEDNHTYIKRIQAEMHKQRMIFDSIDEGMIGIDGDGKVNFFNESASKMINVPIKQAIGRPVTEVIPSTELPRVWGTGVPELNRELVLGNGLKIVTSRYPLFDNHHRKVGAFAVFKDITEVVALAEEITDLNRVKTMLEAIIHSSDDAISVVDDQGNGILVNPAYTRITGLSEEEIIGKPATEDINEGKSIHMEVLKTKKPIRGVNMRIGENNREVLVNVAPIIVDQQVKGSVGVIHDITEIRHLMKELDKARTIIRKLESTYTFDDIFGGSEDIEISIEQAKLAAKSNVPVLLRGEPGTGKEVFAHAIHIGSEGHLNKFVRVNCASPTIEAELFGWEQDTFGNGMSENNRGLFEEAENGTLFLDEVSELSVDAQKRLLAYLKHGTIYRNGGSDPIRLRVRIITATSENLEKVMHEGRFNEELYYALNRLAIQIAPLRSRKNDIPAIVGHLLIKLNQEFGMHVEKITEQALERLQQYDWPGNVRELENVLSRAMIYMATGEAILGLEDVVKSLSSRESTEEGQQMLPEKSTLASIMDNYEKTILETALRENDSNKSLTANRLGISLRSLYYKLEKFNLI
- a CDS encoding amino acid dehydrogenase, giving the protein MKIFNYMENHDYEQLVICQDKTSGLKAIIAIHDTTLGPALGGTRMWTYASEEEAIEDALRLARGMTYKNAAAGLNLGGGKTVIIGNPKTDKNDEMFRAFGRFIEGLNGRYITAEDVGTTEADMDLINLETDYVTGTSAGSGSSGNPSPVTAYGIYQGMKAAAKEAFGSDSLAGKKIAVQGVGHVAYALCEYLHEEGAKLIVTDINEEAVQRAVDTFGATAVGINDIYSQEADIFAPCALGAIINDETIPQFKVKVIAGSANNQLKDTIHGDKIHEMGIVYVPDYVINAGGVINVADELAGYNRERALKRVAGIYDTVEKIFAISKRDSIPTYVAADRLAEERIARVAKSRSQFLQNEKSVLTGR